A segment of the Acidobacteriota bacterium genome:
GCAGCCGGCCGCGCCGGCGGCAGCTGCTGCGGCCGGGGTGCGGCGCCCGCCGCGGCACCTCGTTCTCTTCCTGGACCGCCTCTACCTGTGGGAAAAGTGGAAGTCGGATGCCACCTTCGACGCCCTTCGGGACGTCCTCCACCGGATGGTTGCCGAGCCCGGGGACGACGCGATGATCGTCACGTGGGACCGCGCGATCGGCGCGGTGATTCCGTTCACGTCCGACCTCGTTCCCCTCGAGCGCCTTCTCGAGAAGGAGCGGATGCGGAGCCGCCAGCCCCTCCCGGAGGAGACGACGATCCGCCAGCTCGTCGACGAGGCCACGTGGTTCGCGACCAACCCGGTGTCCTCGGGAGCGGGCGGCGTCGAGGTGAGCCAGCGCGCGGCCCAGGCCGAGGCGTACGCCGCCATGCGCGCGAAGTCCGCGGCGCTGAAGGCCGTCTGCGCGGCGATCGGCGGGCTGCCGGGCCGAAAGGTCCTCGTCCACGCGAGCCACCGCTTCTCACGGATCGCGGGGCTCGAGTTCTCGGCCGGGGGGCTCGACGCGCAGGAGTTCAACGCGATGGCGATGGTGGATTCCGTCGCGGAGGCGGCAAACGCGAACGGCGTCACGATGTACACGTTCTTCCCCGAGGGCTGGAACGAGGACGGGACATCGGTGCGCGCGGACATCAGGCACAGCGCGCTGGCCGCGGGCGTCGGGACGAACGTCCTCGGCCTCTCGGACGCCGTGGTGCACAACGAGGCGGCGGCGCTCGAGGTCGTGGCCGACAGGACGGGCGGGACGTTCTCGCTCGGCTGGCGCGAGGGCCCGGCTCTCGCGGCGCGCGTCGTCGCGGACGTCGAGTCGTCGTACTCGCTCGGCGTCGCCGCGACGGGCGGCAAGCCGGGAACGTCGCAGGCCGTGAAGGTCACGGTGCGCAACCCGGCGCTCACGGTGAGGGCGCGCCGGGCCGCCCTCGAGCGCACTCCCGAGGAGCGCGTCGAGGCGCGCGTCCTCTCGAACCTCTTCCGGCCCGAGCCCCCGTCGCGCCTGCGCGTGTCGCTCGACTCGGCTTCCGTCGAGGCGGCGAAGAAGAAGACGACGGCGACGCTGCGGGTGCGCGTGCCGATCGGCGGCCTCGCGAAGACGCCGTCGGCGCGCGGGGAGAGCGGCGCGTTCTCGGTCTTCGTCGTGTCGGCCGCCGCGGACGGCGCGTTCACGGAGGTCGTGCGTCAGCGCAGACCGTTCGAGATCGCGCGGGCGGACGCCGAGAAGGCGGCCGCGGGCCACTTCACGTACGAGGTGCCCGTCGTGGTCGGCTCCGGGGAGGCGCGGATCTCGGTGGGCGTCTGGGACGAGGTCGGCAAGGACGCCGGCTTCCTGCTCGTCGAGGTCCGGGACGGACAGGCCGCCGTGCGTCGATAATCGAGGGAGATGCCTCCCGCCCTGCCGCGCGTCGCCCTCGTCGGGCCGTTCCCGCCGGTCCGCAGCGGCATCGCCGACCAGGACGCGCGCCTCCTCGCCGCGCTGCGGCGGCTCGGCGTCGACCCGCTCGTCGTCGGCTTCTCGCGGATGTACCCCCGCTTCCTGTATCCGGGGACTTCGGAATACTCGGAAGAAGAGAAGAAGATTTTCTTAGAAGGTGAAGAGGGGAGAGAAGCAGGGCGGCCGGCGGTCTTTCCGCGGCCCGGCAGCGCTCCTTCGCTCGATGGGCTCAACCCGTACTCGTTCGTTCGGGCGGCCCGCTTTCTTTCACTCGAAGAAATCTCTCTCCTCATCCTTCCCTGGTGGACCTCGTATTTCGCCCCCCACGTAACGCTCCTTCTCTCCACTCTCGGCGCCGAGCGGCCCTCCGCCGTCCGCCTCCTCCTCTGTCACAACGTCTTCGACCACGAGGCGCATCCGCTGAAGGACGCGCTCACGCACGCGGTGCTCCGCCGGGCCGACCGCTTCGCCGTCCAGAACGCGCGGAGCGCGCGCGAGGTGGCAGCCGAACGGCCGGACGCGCCGATCGCAGTCGTGCCGCACCCGGCCGAGCCGCGCGCGGTCCT
Coding sequences within it:
- a CDS encoding VWA domain-containing protein, which produces MTTLAQAPTAPHRVAGSVETSILELDAVVTDKDGRPVSGLKASDFDVKIGGKRVAIENFYERRTLPAGAAESGAPEPGQPAAPAAAAAAGVRRPPRHLVLFLDRLYLWEKWKSDATFDALRDVLHRMVAEPGDDAMIVTWDRAIGAVIPFTSDLVPLERLLEKERMRSRQPLPEETTIRQLVDEATWFATNPVSSGAGGVEVSQRAAQAEAYAAMRAKSAALKAVCAAIGGLPGRKVLVHASHRFSRIAGLEFSAGGLDAQEFNAMAMVDSVAEAANANGVTMYTFFPEGWNEDGTSVRADIRHSALAAGVGTNVLGLSDAVVHNEAAALEVVADRTGGTFSLGWREGPALAARVVADVESSYSLGVAATGGKPGTSQAVKVTVRNPALTVRARRAALERTPEERVEARVLSNLFRPEPPSRLRVSLDSASVEAAKKKTTATLRVRVPIGGLAKTPSARGESGAFSVFVVSAAADGAFTEVVRQRRPFEIARADAEKAAAGHFTYEVPVVVGSGEARISVGVWDEVGKDAGFLLVEVRDGQAAVRR
- a CDS encoding glycosyltransferase, coding for MPPALPRVALVGPFPPVRSGIADQDARLLAALRRLGVDPLVVGFSRMYPRFLYPGTSEYSEEEKKIFLEGEEGREAGRPAVFPRPGSAPSLDGLNPYSFVRAARFLSLEEISLLILPWWTSYFAPHVTLLLSTLGAERPSAVRLLLCHNVFDHEAHPLKDALTHAVLRRADRFAVQNARSAREVAAERPDAPIAVVPHPAEPRAVLPDRDAARGQLGVPLDVPVFLFSGLLRPYKGWDVLLDAFAALRREVPRALLVLAGEPWGEARRLEAWAPAGVRLELRYLPEKERGLWFAAADAVVCPYRHATGSGIAADALAYGRPVIGSRVEGLEDVVEDGHSGLLVPPGDAAALARAMALFVRENLGPRLGAGAARLRASFGPDDHARRVLALGGVTA